One region of Xyrauchen texanus isolate HMW12.3.18 chromosome 11, RBS_HiC_50CHRs, whole genome shotgun sequence genomic DNA includes:
- the rps3a gene encoding 40S ribosomal protein S3a, producing the protein MAVGKNKRLTKGGKKGAKKKIVDPFSKKDWYDVKAPAMFNIRNLGKTLVTRTQGTRIASDGLKGRVFEVSLADLQNDEVAFRKFKLITEDVQGKNCLTNFHGMDLTRDKMCSMVKKWQTMIEAHVDVKTTDGYLLRLFCVGFTKKRTNQIRKTSYAQHQQVRQIRKKMMEIMTREVQTNDLKEVVNKLIPDSVGKDIEKACQSIYPLHDVYVRKVKMLKKPKFELGKLMELHGEGGGTTAAAKPAEGDTGAKVERADGYEPPIQESV; encoded by the exons ATGGCAGTCGGCAAGAATAAGAGGCTGACAAAAGGTGGCAAAAAAGGTGCCAAAAAGAAGAT TGTTGATCCGTTCTCCAAGAAGGACTGGTATGATGTCAAAGCACCAGCCATGTTCAACATCCGCAACTTAGGCAAGACCTTGGTCACCCGAACTCAGGGAACCA GAATTGCCTCTGACGGTCTGAAGGGGCGTGTGTTCGAGGTCAGCCTGGCTGATCTGCAGAACGATGAGGTGGCCTTCCGCAAGTTCAAGCTGATCACAGAAGACGTGCAGGGCAAGAACTGCCTCACCAACTTCCACGGCATGGACCTCACCCGTGACAAGATGTGCTCCATGGTCAAGAAGTGGCAG ACAATGATTGAGGCTCACGTTGATGTGAAGACCACTGATGGCTATCTCCTCCGCCTGTTCTGTGTGGGCTTCACCAAGAAGCGCACCAACCAGATCAGAAAGACCTCTTATGCTCAGCACCAGCAGGTCCGTCAGATCCGCAAGAAGATGATGGAGATCATGACCCGGGAGGTCCAGACCAATGATCTCAAGGAGGTGGTCAACAAACT TATTCCTGACAGCGTAGGCAAGGACATTGAAAAGGCCTGTCAGTCCATCTACCCTCTACACGACGTCTACGTCAGGAAGGTGAAGATGCTGAAGAAGCCCAAATTTGAGC TTGGTAAGCTGATGGAGCTGCACGGTGAGGGTGGAGGAACCACCGCTGCTGCTAAACCTGCAGAGGGCGACACTGGGGCCAAGGTGGAGAGAGCTGACGGATATGAGCCCCCCATCCAGGAGTCTGTCTGA